The following are encoded in a window of Arctopsyche grandis isolate Sample6627 chromosome 2, ASM5162203v2, whole genome shotgun sequence genomic DNA:
- the b6 gene encoding pentraxin-related protein b6 isoform X5 encodes MEKRTKMMYLICLVTCLAVSTSSQILGEDWKPVQRQQSLTVSYHGNAFAHQPQFLDDRYSKINQLGSYEPTLLGGYHSDSGGSSISVPKQDGCGLYKVGFSQDLYFQYVQYKANMPDLKEFTLCTWTKFHNHSNDHPIFSYAVGDQPRAIVSWVSNTDRASYYSMSVAGHTFYRLNYPLRLNRWYHSCQSWNGRTGEWQIWVNGERVGRGFHNRLVGHVIKGGGVAITGQEQSQVGGGFSDGKNAQKGVGGMQGEFTMLQLYHVALTAGKAHKDHKHHHVHHFGHDGSPLSLTTAPPPPSTPTPQENSLLVGGQLTPMLELNLGNGPQVVPAQLPNGLQLNQQYVNGQFSPGRAISEQLYNTQTVQQLSPAPTVSQYQSSSPFGGPSGTRLLLTGQLAHPANVQFFEGPFGGHSLFKRRTGDDHETKRSKRDNPELDPLLAESEVSSESKKQSKRGLVALSDGSIVDDSILGQESFEQSLLNGLAGLGENIPVQNIQKEKVDEREPAEAEVRAVMEVCNGCAEEPFQKALILGWKTTPKKLFSGAYYTAAVPACKAF; translated from the exons ATGGAGAAACGAACGAAAATGATGTACTTGATCTGTTTGGTGACATGTCTAGCAGTGTCAACATCAAGCCAAATATTGGGAGAAGATTGGAAGCCGGTCCAAAGACAGCAATCGTTAACCGTTAGCTATCATGGCAACGCATTCGCACATCAACCGCAATTTTTAGACGACAG ATACAGCAAGATCAACCAATTGGGATCGTACGAGCCGACACTCCTCGGAGGCTACCACTCGGACTCAGGAGGCTCCAGCATCAGCGTACCCAAGCAGGACGGTTGTGGTCTTTACAAGGTCGGATTCAGCCAAGACCTGTACTTCCAATACGTCCAGTACAAAGCCAACATGCCAGATTTGAAGGAGTTCACGCTCTGCACCTGGACCAAGTTCCACAACCACTCCAACGACCATCCCATATTCTCCTACGCAG TTGGTGACCAACCCCGAGCAATAGTGTCGTGGGTTTCAAACACAGACAGGGCCAGCTACTACAGTATGTCAGTCGCAGGACACACTTTTTACAGGCTCAACTATCCATTGAGACTCAACAG ATGGTACCATTCGTGTCAATCGTGGAACGGCCGCACTGGCGAGTGGCAGATATGGGTTAACGGCGAAAGGGTTGGAAGAGGATTCCACAACAGG CTGGTGGGACACGTGATCAAAGGAGGTGGTGTGGCGATAACAGGCCAAGAGCAATCCCAAGTAGGAGGAGGATTTTCCGACGGGAAAAATGCGCAAAAAG GTGTCGGAGGTATGCAAGGAGAATTCACCATGCTGCAGCTGTACCACGTGGCTCTGACCGCCGGAAAAGCCCACAAAGACCACAAGCACCACCACGTCCACCACTTTGGCCACGACGGGTCACCCCTGTCCCTCACAACCGCCCCTCCACCCCCGTCGACTCCCACCCCACAAGAAAACTCCCTATTGGTCGGCGGGCAGTTGACCCCCATGCTCGAGCTGAACCTCGGCAACGGTCCCCAAGTGGTTCCAGCGCAATTGCCCAACGGCCTGCAGCTCAACCAGCAGTACGTCAACGGCCAGTTCAGCCCCGGCAGAGCCATATCCGAGCAACTGTACAACACTCAAACGGTGCAGCAGCTGTCTCCAGCTCCGACCGTGTCGCAGTACCAGTCGTCGTCTCCTTTCGGAGGACCCAGCGGCACCAGGCTCCTGCTCACGGGTCAGCTGGCTCATCCCGCCAACGTGCAGTTCTTCGAGGGTCCCTTCGGCGGTCACAGCCTCTTCAAGAGACGAACCGGAGACGACCACGAGACGAAACGGAGCAAGAGGGACAATCCGGAACTCGACCCGCTCCTTGCGgaat CTGAAGTCTCGTCCGAGAGCAAGAAGCAATCCAAGAGAGGACTAGTGGCGCTCTCTGACGGATCGATAGTGGACGATTCGATCCTTGGACAGGAATCTTTCGAACAGTCCCTGCTCAACGGATTGGCAGGACTTGGAGAGAACATTCCAGTGCAGAATATTCAAAAGGAGAAG GTGGACGAAAGAGAACCGGCCGAGGCCGAAGTGAGAGCTGTCATGGAAGTGTGCAACGGCTGTGCCGAGGAGCCGTTCCAGAAAGCCCTCATCCTGGGGTGGAAGACCACCCCAAAGAAGCTTTTCAGTGGTGCTTACTACACGGCGGCTGTTCCCGCCTGCAAAGCCTTCTAA
- the b6 gene encoding pentraxin-related protein b6 isoform X4: protein MEKRTKMMYLICLVTCLAVSTSSQILGEDWKPVQRQQSLTVSYHGNAFAHQPQFLDDSRYSKINQLGSYEPTLLGGYHSDSGGSSISVPKQDGCGLYKVGFSQDLYFQYVQYKANMPDLKEFTLCTWTKFHNHSNDHPIFSYAVGDQPRAIVSWVSNTDRASYYSMSVAGHTFYRLNYPLRLNRWYHSCQSWNGRTGEWQIWVNGERVGRGFHNRLVGHVIKGGGVAITGQEQSQVGGGFSDGKNAQKGVGGMQGEFTMLQLYHVALTAGKAHKDHKHHHVHHFGHDGSPLSLTTAPPPPSTPTPQENSLLVGGQLTPMLELNLGNGPQVVPAQLPNGLQLNQQYVNGQFSPGRAISEQLYNTQTVQQLSPAPTVSQYQSSSPFGGPSGTRLLLTGQLAHPANVQFFEGPFGGHSLFKRRTGDDHETKRSKRDNPELDPLLAESEVSSESKKQSKRGLVALSDGSIVDDSILGQESFEQSLLNGLAGLGENIPVQNIQKEKVDEREPAEAEVRAVMEVCNGCAEEPFQKALILGWKTTPKKLFSGAYYTAAVPACKAF, encoded by the exons ATGGAGAAACGAACGAAAATGATGTACTTGATCTGTTTGGTGACATGTCTAGCAGTGTCAACATCAAGCCAAATATTGGGAGAAGATTGGAAGCCGGTCCAAAGACAGCAATCGTTAACCGTTAGCTATCATGGCAACGCATTCGCACATCAACCGCAATTTTTAGACGACAG CAGATACAGCAAGATCAACCAATTGGGATCGTACGAGCCGACACTCCTCGGAGGCTACCACTCGGACTCAGGAGGCTCCAGCATCAGCGTACCCAAGCAGGACGGTTGTGGTCTTTACAAGGTCGGATTCAGCCAAGACCTGTACTTCCAATACGTCCAGTACAAAGCCAACATGCCAGATTTGAAGGAGTTCACGCTCTGCACCTGGACCAAGTTCCACAACCACTCCAACGACCATCCCATATTCTCCTACGCAG TTGGTGACCAACCCCGAGCAATAGTGTCGTGGGTTTCAAACACAGACAGGGCCAGCTACTACAGTATGTCAGTCGCAGGACACACTTTTTACAGGCTCAACTATCCATTGAGACTCAACAG ATGGTACCATTCGTGTCAATCGTGGAACGGCCGCACTGGCGAGTGGCAGATATGGGTTAACGGCGAAAGGGTTGGAAGAGGATTCCACAACAGG CTGGTGGGACACGTGATCAAAGGAGGTGGTGTGGCGATAACAGGCCAAGAGCAATCCCAAGTAGGAGGAGGATTTTCCGACGGGAAAAATGCGCAAAAAG GTGTCGGAGGTATGCAAGGAGAATTCACCATGCTGCAGCTGTACCACGTGGCTCTGACCGCCGGAAAAGCCCACAAAGACCACAAGCACCACCACGTCCACCACTTTGGCCACGACGGGTCACCCCTGTCCCTCACAACCGCCCCTCCACCCCCGTCGACTCCCACCCCACAAGAAAACTCCCTATTGGTCGGCGGGCAGTTGACCCCCATGCTCGAGCTGAACCTCGGCAACGGTCCCCAAGTGGTTCCAGCGCAATTGCCCAACGGCCTGCAGCTCAACCAGCAGTACGTCAACGGCCAGTTCAGCCCCGGCAGAGCCATATCCGAGCAACTGTACAACACTCAAACGGTGCAGCAGCTGTCTCCAGCTCCGACCGTGTCGCAGTACCAGTCGTCGTCTCCTTTCGGAGGACCCAGCGGCACCAGGCTCCTGCTCACGGGTCAGCTGGCTCATCCCGCCAACGTGCAGTTCTTCGAGGGTCCCTTCGGCGGTCACAGCCTCTTCAAGAGACGAACCGGAGACGACCACGAGACGAAACGGAGCAAGAGGGACAATCCGGAACTCGACCCGCTCCTTGCGgaat CTGAAGTCTCGTCCGAGAGCAAGAAGCAATCCAAGAGAGGACTAGTGGCGCTCTCTGACGGATCGATAGTGGACGATTCGATCCTTGGACAGGAATCTTTCGAACAGTCCCTGCTCAACGGATTGGCAGGACTTGGAGAGAACATTCCAGTGCAGAATATTCAAAAGGAGAAG GTGGACGAAAGAGAACCGGCCGAGGCCGAAGTGAGAGCTGTCATGGAAGTGTGCAACGGCTGTGCCGAGGAGCCGTTCCAGAAAGCCCTCATCCTGGGGTGGAAGACCACCCCAAAGAAGCTTTTCAGTGGTGCTTACTACACGGCGGCTGTTCCCGCCTGCAAAGCCTTCTAA
- the b6 gene encoding pentraxin-related protein b6 isoform X3 encodes MDDEPKFDILPSDPELFEKMEKRTKMMYLICLVTCLAVSTSSQILGEDWKPVQRQQSLTVSYHGNAFAHQPQFLDDRYSKINQLGSYEPTLLGGYHSDSGGSSISVPKQDGCGLYKVGFSQDLYFQYVQYKANMPDLKEFTLCTWTKFHNHSNDHPIFSYAVGDQPRAIVSWVSNTDRASYYSMSVAGHTFYRLNYPLRLNRWYHSCQSWNGRTGEWQIWVNGERVGRGFHNRLVGHVIKGGGVAITGQEQSQVGGGFSDGKNAQKGVGGMQGEFTMLQLYHVALTAGKAHKDHKHHHVHHFGHDGSPLSLTTAPPPPSTPTPQENSLLVGGQLTPMLELNLGNGPQVVPAQLPNGLQLNQQYVNGQFSPGRAISEQLYNTQTVQQLSPAPTVSQYQSSSPFGGPSGTRLLLTGQLAHPANVQFFEGPFGGHSLFKRRTGDDHETKRSKRDNPELDPLLAESEVSSESKKQSKRGLVALSDGSIVDDSILGQESFEQSLLNGLAGLGENIPVQNIQKEKVDEREPAEAEVRAVMEVCNGCAEEPFQKALILGWKTTPKKLFSGAYYTAAVPACKAF; translated from the exons GAAAATGGAGAAACGAACGAAAATGATGTACTTGATCTGTTTGGTGACATGTCTAGCAGTGTCAACATCAAGCCAAATATTGGGAGAAGATTGGAAGCCGGTCCAAAGACAGCAATCGTTAACCGTTAGCTATCATGGCAACGCATTCGCACATCAACCGCAATTTTTAGACGACAG ATACAGCAAGATCAACCAATTGGGATCGTACGAGCCGACACTCCTCGGAGGCTACCACTCGGACTCAGGAGGCTCCAGCATCAGCGTACCCAAGCAGGACGGTTGTGGTCTTTACAAGGTCGGATTCAGCCAAGACCTGTACTTCCAATACGTCCAGTACAAAGCCAACATGCCAGATTTGAAGGAGTTCACGCTCTGCACCTGGACCAAGTTCCACAACCACTCCAACGACCATCCCATATTCTCCTACGCAG TTGGTGACCAACCCCGAGCAATAGTGTCGTGGGTTTCAAACACAGACAGGGCCAGCTACTACAGTATGTCAGTCGCAGGACACACTTTTTACAGGCTCAACTATCCATTGAGACTCAACAG ATGGTACCATTCGTGTCAATCGTGGAACGGCCGCACTGGCGAGTGGCAGATATGGGTTAACGGCGAAAGGGTTGGAAGAGGATTCCACAACAGG CTGGTGGGACACGTGATCAAAGGAGGTGGTGTGGCGATAACAGGCCAAGAGCAATCCCAAGTAGGAGGAGGATTTTCCGACGGGAAAAATGCGCAAAAAG GTGTCGGAGGTATGCAAGGAGAATTCACCATGCTGCAGCTGTACCACGTGGCTCTGACCGCCGGAAAAGCCCACAAAGACCACAAGCACCACCACGTCCACCACTTTGGCCACGACGGGTCACCCCTGTCCCTCACAACCGCCCCTCCACCCCCGTCGACTCCCACCCCACAAGAAAACTCCCTATTGGTCGGCGGGCAGTTGACCCCCATGCTCGAGCTGAACCTCGGCAACGGTCCCCAAGTGGTTCCAGCGCAATTGCCCAACGGCCTGCAGCTCAACCAGCAGTACGTCAACGGCCAGTTCAGCCCCGGCAGAGCCATATCCGAGCAACTGTACAACACTCAAACGGTGCAGCAGCTGTCTCCAGCTCCGACCGTGTCGCAGTACCAGTCGTCGTCTCCTTTCGGAGGACCCAGCGGCACCAGGCTCCTGCTCACGGGTCAGCTGGCTCATCCCGCCAACGTGCAGTTCTTCGAGGGTCCCTTCGGCGGTCACAGCCTCTTCAAGAGACGAACCGGAGACGACCACGAGACGAAACGGAGCAAGAGGGACAATCCGGAACTCGACCCGCTCCTTGCGgaat CTGAAGTCTCGTCCGAGAGCAAGAAGCAATCCAAGAGAGGACTAGTGGCGCTCTCTGACGGATCGATAGTGGACGATTCGATCCTTGGACAGGAATCTTTCGAACAGTCCCTGCTCAACGGATTGGCAGGACTTGGAGAGAACATTCCAGTGCAGAATATTCAAAAGGAGAAG GTGGACGAAAGAGAACCGGCCGAGGCCGAAGTGAGAGCTGTCATGGAAGTGTGCAACGGCTGTGCCGAGGAGCCGTTCCAGAAAGCCCTCATCCTGGGGTGGAAGACCACCCCAAAGAAGCTTTTCAGTGGTGCTTACTACACGGCGGCTGTTCCCGCCTGCAAAGCCTTCTAA
- the b6 gene encoding pentraxin-related protein b6 isoform X2: MDDEPKFDILPSDPELFEKMEKRTKMMYLICLVTCLAVSTSSQILGEDWKPVQRQQSLTVSYHGNAFAHQPQFLDDSRYSKINQLGSYEPTLLGGYHSDSGGSSISVPKQDGCGLYKVGFSQDLYFQYVQYKANMPDLKEFTLCTWTKFHNHSNDHPIFSYAVGDQPRAIVSWVSNTDRASYYSMSVAGHTFYRLNYPLRLNRWYHSCQSWNGRTGEWQIWVNGERVGRGFHNRLVGHVIKGGGVAITGQEQSQVGGGFSDGKNAQKGVGGMQGEFTMLQLYHVALTAGKAHKDHKHHHVHHFGHDGSPLSLTTAPPPPSTPTPQENSLLVGGQLTPMLELNLGNGPQVVPAQLPNGLQLNQQYVNGQFSPGRAISEQLYNTQTVQQLSPAPTVSQYQSSSPFGGPSGTRLLLTGQLAHPANVQFFEGPFGGHSLFKRRTGDDHETKRSKRDNPELDPLLAESEVSSESKKQSKRGLVALSDGSIVDDSILGQESFEQSLLNGLAGLGENIPVQNIQKEKVDEREPAEAEVRAVMEVCNGCAEEPFQKALILGWKTTPKKLFSGAYYTAAVPACKAF; encoded by the exons GAAAATGGAGAAACGAACGAAAATGATGTACTTGATCTGTTTGGTGACATGTCTAGCAGTGTCAACATCAAGCCAAATATTGGGAGAAGATTGGAAGCCGGTCCAAAGACAGCAATCGTTAACCGTTAGCTATCATGGCAACGCATTCGCACATCAACCGCAATTTTTAGACGACAG CAGATACAGCAAGATCAACCAATTGGGATCGTACGAGCCGACACTCCTCGGAGGCTACCACTCGGACTCAGGAGGCTCCAGCATCAGCGTACCCAAGCAGGACGGTTGTGGTCTTTACAAGGTCGGATTCAGCCAAGACCTGTACTTCCAATACGTCCAGTACAAAGCCAACATGCCAGATTTGAAGGAGTTCACGCTCTGCACCTGGACCAAGTTCCACAACCACTCCAACGACCATCCCATATTCTCCTACGCAG TTGGTGACCAACCCCGAGCAATAGTGTCGTGGGTTTCAAACACAGACAGGGCCAGCTACTACAGTATGTCAGTCGCAGGACACACTTTTTACAGGCTCAACTATCCATTGAGACTCAACAG ATGGTACCATTCGTGTCAATCGTGGAACGGCCGCACTGGCGAGTGGCAGATATGGGTTAACGGCGAAAGGGTTGGAAGAGGATTCCACAACAGG CTGGTGGGACACGTGATCAAAGGAGGTGGTGTGGCGATAACAGGCCAAGAGCAATCCCAAGTAGGAGGAGGATTTTCCGACGGGAAAAATGCGCAAAAAG GTGTCGGAGGTATGCAAGGAGAATTCACCATGCTGCAGCTGTACCACGTGGCTCTGACCGCCGGAAAAGCCCACAAAGACCACAAGCACCACCACGTCCACCACTTTGGCCACGACGGGTCACCCCTGTCCCTCACAACCGCCCCTCCACCCCCGTCGACTCCCACCCCACAAGAAAACTCCCTATTGGTCGGCGGGCAGTTGACCCCCATGCTCGAGCTGAACCTCGGCAACGGTCCCCAAGTGGTTCCAGCGCAATTGCCCAACGGCCTGCAGCTCAACCAGCAGTACGTCAACGGCCAGTTCAGCCCCGGCAGAGCCATATCCGAGCAACTGTACAACACTCAAACGGTGCAGCAGCTGTCTCCAGCTCCGACCGTGTCGCAGTACCAGTCGTCGTCTCCTTTCGGAGGACCCAGCGGCACCAGGCTCCTGCTCACGGGTCAGCTGGCTCATCCCGCCAACGTGCAGTTCTTCGAGGGTCCCTTCGGCGGTCACAGCCTCTTCAAGAGACGAACCGGAGACGACCACGAGACGAAACGGAGCAAGAGGGACAATCCGGAACTCGACCCGCTCCTTGCGgaat CTGAAGTCTCGTCCGAGAGCAAGAAGCAATCCAAGAGAGGACTAGTGGCGCTCTCTGACGGATCGATAGTGGACGATTCGATCCTTGGACAGGAATCTTTCGAACAGTCCCTGCTCAACGGATTGGCAGGACTTGGAGAGAACATTCCAGTGCAGAATATTCAAAAGGAGAAG GTGGACGAAAGAGAACCGGCCGAGGCCGAAGTGAGAGCTGTCATGGAAGTGTGCAACGGCTGTGCCGAGGAGCCGTTCCAGAAAGCCCTCATCCTGGGGTGGAAGACCACCCCAAAGAAGCTTTTCAGTGGTGCTTACTACACGGCGGCTGTTCCCGCCTGCAAAGCCTTCTAA